Proteins encoded within one genomic window of Clupea harengus chromosome 10, Ch_v2.0.2, whole genome shotgun sequence:
- the LOC105896409 gene encoding receptor-transporting protein 3-like — protein sequence MSFQDWKRIFEEKTEELHGHSWSFEFDDSIEPENPAHNWYQYIRGAFARFTCSKCKRTWPSKRVLVVFDFQLQERTKTGTVKARRFRQNCKRCKEAKMEEPQFELENIEVLLEKLVERIRMRCYRENLGQNNRGFRPVGISEGPHESSHCEACQKGICRKSE from the exons ATGTCATTTCAGGACTGGAAGCGTATTTTTGAGGAGAAGACTGAAGAGCTTCATGGTCACAGCTGGAGTTTTGAGTTTGATGACTCCATTGAGCCAGAGAACCCAGCTCATAACTGGTATCAGTACATCCGGGGAGCTTTTGCAAG ATTCACCTGCTCCAAGTGTAAGAGGACTTGGCCCTCCAAAAGGGTGCTGGTTGTGTTTGATTTTCAGCTGCAGGAAAGGACAAAGACGGGAACAGTCAAAGCGCGTCGCTTCCGACAGAACTGCAAAAGGTGCAAGGAAGCCAAGATGGAGGAGCCCCAGTTCGAGCTAGAGAACATCGAGGTGCTGCTGGAGAAGCTGGTTGAGAGAATCCGCATGAGGTGTTACAGGGAAAACCTGGGCCAGAACAACAGGGGGTTTCGACCTGTTGGGATATCCGAGGGACCACACGAGTCTTCTCACTGTGAGGCCTGCCAAAAAGGCATCTGCCGAAAATCTGAATAA
- the LOC105896410 gene encoding receptor-transporting protein 3-like, with translation MSFQDWESIFEEKTEELYGDSWSFEFDDSIEPENPAHNWYQYIRGAFARFTCSKCKKTWPSRRVLVVFDFQLQERTKTGTVKARRFRQNCKRCKEAQMEEPQFEVDNIEVLLDKLVERIRMRCYRENLGQNNRGFRPVGISEGPHESSHCEACLRGICRKSE, from the exons ATGTCATTTCAGGACTGGGAGAGTATTTTTGAGGAGAAGACTGAAGAGCTTTATGGTGACAGCTGGAGTTTTGAGTTTGATGACTCCATTGAGCCAGAGAACCCAGCTCATAACTGGTATCAGTACATCCGGGGAGCTTTTGCAAG GTTCACCTGCTCCAAGTGTAAGAAGACTTGGCCCTCCAGAAGGGTGCTGGTTGTGTTTGATTTTCAGCTGCAGGAAAGGACAAAGACGGGAACAGTCAAAGCGCGTCGGTTCCGACAGAACTGCAAAAGGTGCAAGGAAGCCCAGATGGAGGAGCCCCAGTTCGAGGTAGACAACATCGAGGTGCTGCTGGACAAGCTGGTGGAGAGGATCCGCATGAGGTGTTACAGGGAAAACCTGGGCCAGAACAACAGGGGCTTTCGACCTGTTGGGATATCCGAGGGGCCGCACGAGTCTTCTCACTGTGAGGCCTGCCTGAGAGGCATCTGCAGAAAATCGGAATAA
- the LOC105896408 gene encoding 5-hydroxytryptamine receptor 3A-like, with protein METANIEVLIVKLVNRIRVRCSRENLGENDKEWGNRQRVIFQSAVCLNCTQPDTESLLAALRDSVFNLRAVRPVRELSSPSVVGIFFTVYGILDVSWQNEFVSWDAEECGTDKISLPRANLWTPDIVINEFMEANTGPETYYVYVYSDGTVVDMAPLKVISSCNLDIYTFPFDIQNCSYSFNSYLHAADDIRLSLDLPAEHILDLSNTYMEMKGEWELIGSSQFSESLSKLILRRQPTLYVVNLLIPSCFLITLDLFSFILPPQNVDRSAFKMTLILGYTVFLLLMNDLLPVTGNTIPLMNVFFSLCLALMVASLLETIIVTNILHNSKDYRAVPRWVRVLVLEFMARLVCLPQKKPDAQVIVIHNQVDPQPPRQEVSETAAADLHQEAFRKLERELHAIRQHMEKNIATDQNTEDWIHIGRVLDRFLFCVYLLFITISFITILVIWTRWYQL; from the exons ATGGAGACAGCCAACATCGAGGTGCTGATAGTCAAGCTGGTGAATAGGATCCGAGTCAGGTGTTCCAGGGAGAATCTGGGCGAGAATGACAAAGAGTGGGGCAATCGTCAAC GTGTGATCTTCcagtctgctgtgtgtctgaactGCACCCAGCCTGATACAGAGTCCCTTCTAGCGGCTCTCAGAGACAGCGTGTTCAACCTGAGAGCCGTCCGTCCTGTCCGTGAGCTCAGCAGCCCCTCTGTCGTAGGGATCTTTTTCACAGTGTATGGCATCTTGGACGTG AGCTGGCAGAATGAGTTTGTGAGCTGGGACGCAGAGGAGTGTGGGACGGATAAAATCTCCCTGCCCAGAGCAAACCTGTGGACACCAGATATCGTCATCAACGAATT CATGGAGGCCAACACAGGCCCAGAGACCTACTATGTGTACGTCTACAGCGACGGCACTGTCGTTGACATGGCACCGTTGAAGGTGATCAGTTCCTGCAACCTGGATATCTACACATTCCCTTTTGATATCCAAAACTGTTCATATTCCTTCAATTCCTACTTACATGCAG CTGATGACATCCGCTTGAGTCTTGACCTCCCTGCAGAGCATATTCTGGATTTGTCCAACACATACatggagatgaaaggagagtgGGAGCTCAT aggatcttCACAGTTTTCTGAATCTCTTTCTAAGTTGATCCTGAGGCGGCAGCCCACCCTGTACGTGGTGAACCTGCTGATCCCCAGCTGTTTCCTCATCACCCTGGACCTCTTCAGCTTCATCCTCCCCCCACAGAACGTGGACCGATCGGCCTTCAAAATGACTCTCATCCTTGGCTACACCGTCTTCCTGCTGCTCATGAACGACCTGCTGCCCGTCACAGGAAACACCATACCACTCATGA atgtgtttttctctctctgcctggcaCTAATGGTGGCTAGTCTTCTGGAAACCATCATCGTCACCAACATCTTGCACAACTCAAAGGACTACAGAGCTGTGCCACGCTGGGTTCGAGTCCTCGTCTTAGAGTTCATGGCACGTCTCGTCTGTCTCCCCCAGAAGAAGCCAGATGCCCAGGTCATAGTGATTCACAATCAag TGGATCCTCAGCCTCCACGGCAGGAAGTAAGTGAGACGGCTGCTGCAGACCTGCATCAGGAGGCTTTCCgaaagctggagagagagctgcacGCCATTCGACAACATATGGAAAAGAACATAGCAACTGACCAGAACACAGAAGACTGGATTCACATTGGCCGAGTCTTGGATCGGTTCTTATTCTGTGTCTATCtgctcttcatcaccatcagcTTCATCACTATATTGGTCATATGGACTCGCTGGTATCAGTTGTAG
- the dynlt2b gene encoding dynein light chain Tctex-type protein 2B — translation MEGTETGANSYLIRPNYQHKFKAGVVKECIREILRDNLSGVQYDPEQSHLLSTQLADTIKEKLKEVGFERYKLVVQVVLGEQRGEGVKMAARCYWDADTDNYAQDIFMNESLFCVAAAFGSYYY, via the exons ATGGAAGGAACCGAAACAGGAGCCAACAGTTATCTTATTAGGCCAAATTACCAGCACAA GTTCAAAGCAGGAGTTGTGAAGGAATGCATTCGAGAAATCCTGAGGGATAATCTTTCAGGTGTACAGTACGACCCGGAGCAGAGTCATCTTTTATCCACACAATTAGCAGACACTATTAAAGAGAAACTTAAGG AAGTGGGATTTGAACGTTACAAGCTGGTTGTGCAGGTGGTGCTCGGAGAGCAGCGAGGAGAGGGAGTCAA GATGGCTGCTCGTTGTTACTgggatgcagacacagacaactaCGCCCAAGACATTTTCATGAAT GAGAGTCTGTTCTGCGTGGCAGCCGCCTTTGGAAGCTACTACTACTGA